Proteins from a genomic interval of Micromonospora sp. NBC_00389:
- a CDS encoding IS5 family transposase translates to MYPSSTVTDAQWSVLSGLLPPPGNTRGRGGRPETHDRRRILDAIFYLVRGGLAWRALPAEFPPWQSVYGWFVRWRRDGTWQLIHDMLRDRVRVAQGRNPLPTAAVIDSQSVKGADTVARSSRGYDAGKRINGRKRHIAVDTGGLLLMVLVTIAGVQDRDGAHRLLALTREKVSTIRHCWADGGYTGRLVTWAGEVLKMLVEVVKRSDTDKGFVVLHRRWVVERTFGWLLGYRRCVRDYERRPDHHETIVYIAMIMLMSRRLARITGTS, encoded by the coding sequence GTGTATCCGTCGTCGACGGTCACCGACGCGCAGTGGAGTGTGTTGTCTGGGCTGCTTCCGCCGCCGGGCAATACACGGGGCAGGGGTGGGCGGCCCGAAACGCATGACCGTCGACGGATTTTGGATGCAATCTTCTACCTGGTCCGTGGTGGCCTGGCCTGGCGGGCGCTCCCGGCGGAGTTCCCGCCCTGGCAGAGCGTGTACGGCTGGTTCGTGCGCTGGCGCCGTGATGGCACCTGGCAGTTGATCCACGATATGTTGCGTGACCGGGTCCGGGTTGCCCAAGGCCGCAATCCGCTGCCCACCGCTGCGGTCATCGACTCGCAGTCGGTCAAAGGCGCGGACACCGTGGCCCGGTCCAGCCGCGGCTACGATGCAGGTAAACGCATCAATGGCCGCAAAAGGCACATCGCGGTGGACACCGGCGGGCTGCTGCTGATGGTCCTCGTAACGATCGCCGGGGTCCAAGACCGTGATGGCGCACACCGGCTCCTCGCGCTGACGCGCGAGAAGGTCTCCACGATCCGGCATTGCTGGGCCGATGGCGGCTATACCGGGCGCCTGGTCACCTGGGCGGGCGAGGTACTGAAAATGCTGGTCGAGGTCGTCAAACGCAGCGACACGGACAAGGGCTTCGTGGTCCTGCACCGCAGGTGGGTCGTGGAGCGCACGTTCGGATGGCTACTGGGTTACCGGCGCTGCGTACGCGACTACGAACGCCGGCCCGACCACCACGAGACCATCGTCTACATCGCGATGATCATGCTGATGTCCCGGCGACTGGCGAGAATCACCGGGACGTCCTGA
- a CDS encoding class I SAM-dependent methyltransferase, with protein sequence MTTTFDPQVYKSTTRQQWQEAAEAWHRWGPTIEAWLGQATTRMLDAAKITTGSRVLDVAAGAGGQSIAAARRAGPTGHVLATDIAPAILHYAMTAASAAGVHNIAVQEADGECLQVPDEGFDAVISRVGLIYFPDQQAALACMRNALRPGGRVSAVVYSTADRNGFFSVPIGIIRRRAALPPPMPGQPGPFSLGSPEVAQETLARAGFRDITIETIPSPVRLASAAECARFERESFGALHQMLSGLPAAEREEAWAEIASALSEFDGSEGFTGPCEMLVISGSR encoded by the coding sequence ATGACGACAACATTTGACCCACAGGTCTACAAGAGCACCACCCGCCAGCAATGGCAGGAGGCGGCCGAGGCGTGGCACCGGTGGGGACCCACGATCGAGGCCTGGCTCGGCCAGGCCACCACCCGCATGCTCGACGCCGCTAAGATCACGACCGGGAGCAGGGTGCTCGACGTCGCAGCCGGAGCGGGTGGGCAGTCGATCGCCGCAGCCCGCCGTGCCGGACCGACCGGGCATGTCCTGGCCACCGACATCGCTCCCGCGATCCTGCACTATGCGATGACGGCAGCCTCGGCCGCAGGCGTGCACAACATCGCCGTTCAGGAAGCCGACGGCGAGTGTCTTCAGGTACCAGATGAGGGTTTCGACGCCGTGATCTCGCGGGTCGGCCTGATCTACTTCCCGGACCAGCAGGCCGCCCTGGCCTGCATGCGCAACGCGCTGCGCCCGGGTGGGAGGGTGTCAGCCGTGGTCTACTCGACCGCCGACCGCAACGGCTTCTTCTCGGTACCCATCGGGATCATCCGCAGGCGCGCCGCATTGCCGCCTCCCATGCCTGGGCAGCCAGGCCCGTTCAGCTTGGGCAGTCCCGAAGTCGCGCAAGAGACCCTGGCACGGGCCGGCTTCCGCGACATCACCATAGAGACGATCCCGTCACCAGTACGGCTCGCGTCGGCGGCCGAATGCGCCCGGTTCGAGCGGGAGTCGTTCGGCGCGTTACATCAGATGCTCTCCGGCCTGCCCGCCGCCGAGCGGGAGGAAGCGTGGGCTGAGATTGCGTCCGCCCTTTCCGAATTCGACGGATCAGAGGGGTTCACCGGACCGTGCGAAATGCTGGTGATCTCCGGCAGCCGCTGA
- a CDS encoding ATP-binding protein, whose amino-acid sequence MPFVGRTAALAVLHEAAGQGRNLVLVTGTAGMGKTALLVKFAEEYGRNDILWGTCWGDAPALWPWTQAVPQLKDLARIEDRLELFDAISRCITKTVVILDDLQWSDPSSLALIRYLMGAPHLHRLLILGAYRDDEANADLAALSTAAQRLPLRGLARSEADELIETAAKPWADSIYERSGGNPFFLRELSQVVASGGAVAGVPRAIREVVSRRLARLSGGCVQTLEAAAVAGPRPLPDVLAEALGVPPTQIAEHIEEAAGVLSLAGFEHDLYRESIYASLSASQRVELHHRIAQALLRRRERGAHVHPAELAGHFALGVAAGGPEPVLRWALSAAAADRARFAFAEAAGHLARARDAAVAAGVALSKPDLVNMLAVEAADRLRAADPRAAQELLTQAWALASEIGDPEQLGMVALGIERIGARFAMPRHDLIAVLDQAQAVLQGTETAIEAQVTAGLARQLQHSVPSERPRARPLAQRAVEIARTLGDPATLADCLLAEHDCLWAPGTAPQRLPIAREIAVLAQLAADSERHAQALLLVANALLETGSPAFRPALAEYFHHGGQLRQARQQYLLRTREAALAILDGDAERGEQLSREAAAMGEAISDPDAGNVAMSQRLELIRLSGDPTALRQFAAEAVRWWVGVPAHAHAVAAGFLARAGDLDEARQELDLVRSLGEWRLDRSYLWSVFMGEMTEAAVRLHDRPFCAELLAELLPVADACAVNGALICFMGANAHRIGQLYAALDQPAQARQWWQRALQTHRALGARAWEKSSREAMGDDRPVFVQDGQLWQLSYEGRSAIVRDAKGLRDLATLISRPGVDISAVDLAAAAVIDSAGPILDRAALASYRQRLRDIDEQLTASRDDIGRHMRLTDERETLLAELRQATRPSGESRNLGMTTAERCRKAVTARIRDTISRIKPVLPELAVHLDRSIRTGLSCRYDPITTDQAKA is encoded by the coding sequence GTGCCATTTGTCGGCCGCACCGCAGCCCTGGCCGTCCTGCACGAGGCGGCCGGTCAGGGACGAAACCTCGTCCTGGTGACGGGGACTGCGGGCATGGGCAAGACCGCTCTGCTCGTGAAGTTCGCCGAAGAGTACGGCCGGAATGACATTTTGTGGGGTACCTGCTGGGGTGACGCGCCCGCGCTGTGGCCGTGGACGCAGGCGGTGCCGCAGCTGAAAGATCTGGCACGGATCGAGGACCGGCTGGAGCTGTTCGACGCGATCAGCCGGTGCATCACCAAGACGGTCGTCATCCTCGATGATCTACAGTGGAGCGATCCGTCAAGCCTGGCCCTCATTCGGTACCTGATGGGCGCCCCGCATCTCCACAGGCTCCTCATCCTCGGCGCATATCGCGATGATGAGGCCAATGCGGACCTTGCCGCCCTGAGCACGGCTGCGCAACGCCTGCCGCTGCGGGGGCTCGCCCGCTCGGAGGCAGACGAGCTGATCGAAACCGCTGCGAAGCCGTGGGCGGATTCGATATATGAGCGCAGCGGCGGCAATCCGTTCTTCCTCAGAGAGCTAAGCCAAGTCGTGGCCTCTGGCGGAGCCGTTGCCGGAGTGCCTCGCGCTATCCGGGAGGTGGTGTCGCGGCGGCTGGCCCGCCTGTCCGGCGGGTGCGTGCAGACTTTAGAGGCGGCGGCTGTGGCTGGGCCGCGCCCGCTGCCTGACGTGCTGGCCGAGGCGCTGGGAGTCCCGCCGACACAGATTGCCGAGCACATCGAAGAGGCTGCGGGCGTGCTGAGCCTGGCGGGCTTCGAGCATGACCTTTACCGCGAGTCGATATACGCCTCGCTGTCGGCAAGCCAGCGCGTCGAATTGCATCACCGGATTGCCCAGGCCCTGCTACGGCGGCGTGAACGCGGGGCCCACGTGCACCCGGCCGAGCTTGCCGGGCACTTTGCGCTCGGCGTCGCGGCTGGCGGGCCTGAGCCGGTGCTGCGGTGGGCGCTGTCCGCCGCTGCCGCCGACCGCGCACGTTTCGCCTTCGCTGAAGCCGCCGGACATCTCGCCAGGGCGCGCGACGCCGCCGTCGCCGCGGGGGTGGCGCTGTCCAAACCAGACCTCGTGAATATGCTCGCCGTCGAGGCCGCTGACCGCCTGCGGGCCGCAGACCCGCGAGCCGCGCAGGAACTCCTCACCCAGGCGTGGGCGCTGGCGTCCGAAATAGGCGATCCAGAGCAGCTCGGCATGGTGGCGCTGGGCATCGAGCGGATCGGGGCGCGCTTCGCCATGCCACGCCACGACCTCATTGCGGTGCTGGACCAGGCCCAGGCCGTGCTGCAAGGCACCGAAACCGCGATCGAGGCGCAGGTCACGGCCGGGCTGGCACGTCAGCTTCAGCATTCCGTGCCCAGCGAACGGCCCCGCGCCCGCCCGCTGGCACAGCGCGCCGTGGAAATCGCACGGACGCTCGGGGATCCGGCCACACTCGCCGACTGCCTGCTAGCCGAGCATGACTGCCTGTGGGCTCCCGGCACCGCGCCGCAGCGCCTGCCCATCGCCCGGGAGATTGCCGTACTGGCGCAGCTGGCGGCCGACTCCGAACGCCACGCCCAGGCGCTACTGCTTGTCGCGAATGCGCTGCTGGAGACAGGTTCGCCGGCCTTCCGCCCGGCGCTGGCCGAGTACTTTCATCATGGTGGGCAGTTGCGCCAGGCCCGGCAGCAGTACCTACTGCGAACGAGGGAAGCGGCACTGGCCATTTTGGACGGCGACGCCGAACGGGGCGAGCAGTTGAGTCGCGAGGCAGCCGCGATGGGAGAGGCGATCAGCGACCCGGACGCTGGCAACGTCGCGATGTCCCAACGACTCGAACTGATCCGGCTTAGCGGTGATCCCACAGCGCTTCGCCAGTTCGCGGCCGAGGCTGTCCGCTGGTGGGTCGGCGTACCGGCGCATGCCCACGCGGTCGCTGCGGGTTTCCTGGCCCGAGCCGGCGATCTCGACGAGGCCCGCCAGGAGCTGGATCTGGTGCGTTCCCTGGGGGAATGGCGGCTGGATCGCTCCTATCTCTGGTCGGTCTTCATGGGGGAGATGACCGAGGCGGCCGTGCGGTTGCACGACCGTCCGTTTTGCGCCGAGTTGCTGGCTGAATTGCTACCCGTGGCCGATGCGTGTGCCGTGAACGGAGCGCTGATCTGCTTTATGGGCGCGAACGCCCACCGCATCGGCCAACTGTATGCCGCCCTCGATCAGCCCGCCCAGGCCAGGCAATGGTGGCAGCGAGCGCTGCAAACCCACCGCGCTCTGGGAGCCAGAGCGTGGGAAAAGTCCTCACGTGAGGCGATGGGCGACGACCGGCCGGTCTTCGTCCAAGACGGGCAGCTATGGCAGCTTTCCTATGAAGGGCGGTCGGCGATCGTGCGAGACGCCAAAGGCCTCCGCGATCTCGCCACACTCATTAGCCGCCCCGGCGTGGACATCTCCGCGGTCGACTTGGCCGCCGCCGCTGTGATCGACTCCGCCGGGCCTATCCTGGACCGCGCCGCCCTCGCCTCCTACCGCCAGCGGCTACGCGACATCGACGAACAACTCACAGCCTCCCGCGATGACATCGGACGTCATATGCGCTTAACCGATGAACGGGAGACCCTTCTGGCCGAACTGCGCCAGGCAACCCGACCCTCCGGTGAGTCACGCAATCTGGGCATGACCACCGCGGAACGTTGCCGCAAGGCAGTCACCGCACGGATCAGAGACACCATCAGCCGGATCAAGCCCGTGCTGCCCGAACTCGCCGTTCACCTGGACCGCAGCATCCGCACCGGCCTATCCTGCCGCTACGACCCAATCACCACGGATCAAGCAAAGGCATGA
- a CDS encoding transposase, translating to MSQRCGPTTFSTSRNVKRSDTDKGFVVLHRRWVVERTFGWLLGYRRCVRDYERRPDHHETIVYIAMIMLMSRRLARITGTS from the coding sequence ATCTCGCAACGGTGCGGGCCGACGACGTTTAGCACGTCTCGCAACGTCAAACGCAGCGACACGGACAAGGGCTTCGTGGTCCTGCACCGCAGGTGGGTCGTGGAGCGCACGTTCGGATGGCTACTGGGTTACCGGCGCTGCGTACGCGACTACGAACGCCGGCCCGACCACCACGAGACCATCGTCTACATCGCGATGATCATGCTGATGTCCCGGCGACTGGCGAGAATCACCGGGACGTCCTGA